A part of Mucilaginibacter defluvii genomic DNA contains:
- the rplS gene encoding 50S ribosomal protein L19 — protein sequence MDLVKFVEEQSVVKKEIPAFKAGDTVSVYYKIREGNKERIQVYQGVVIQRNSVGVSETFTVRKVSNGIGVERIFPINSPNIDKVEVNSYGKVRRAKLFYLRALTGKAARIKSKRV from the coding sequence ATGGATTTAGTAAAATTTGTAGAAGAGCAATCAGTAGTAAAAAAAGAGATTCCTGCATTTAAAGCAGGCGATACTGTTAGCGTATATTATAAAATCAGGGAAGGTAACAAAGAGCGTATCCAGGTTTACCAGGGTGTGGTTATTCAACGTAACAGTGTTGGCGTTTCTGAAACTTTTACTGTACGCAAAGTATCAAACGGTATTGGTGTTGAGCGTATTTTCCCTATCAACTCGCCAAATATTGATAAAGTAGAAGTTAACAGCTACGGTAAAGTACGTCGTGCTAAACTATTCTACCTGCGCGCGCTTACCGGTAAAGCTGCCCGTATCAAATCAAAACGCGTTTAA
- a CDS encoding AraC family transcriptional regulator — MAKVPLKYLNRKEEIFQNYLQLIDKHIDDVLEGRVEEMFELRDLAALLFIHPTHLSNVIKQHTGLHPCYFYEEKLINVAKNMLADPELSIADVARKLTYDPSNFTKWFKFFEHITPSQYRKQLHEQANAKVQASAQ; from the coding sequence ATGGCCAAAGTACCGCTAAAATATCTTAACCGTAAGGAAGAGATTTTCCAGAATTATTTGCAGCTGATAGATAAGCATATTGATGATGTGCTTGAAGGCCGTGTCGAAGAGATGTTTGAGCTGCGCGATCTGGCTGCTTTATTGTTTATACACCCCACTCACCTGAGCAATGTCATCAAGCAGCATACCGGCCTGCATCCCTGCTATTTTTACGAGGAGAAATTGATCAACGTAGCTAAAAACATGCTGGCTGATCCGGAACTTTCTATCGCCGATGTTGCGCGTAAGCTAACTTACGATCCCTCTAACTTTACCAAATGGTTCAAATTCTTTGAACATATAACTCCTTCGCAATATCGTAAGCAATTGCATGAGCAGGCTAATGCAAAGGTGCAGGCCTCGGCACAGTAA
- a CDS encoding SDR family NAD(P)-dependent oxidoreductase: MEKSNKIALVTGGSRGLGRNTALKLAQDGHHVVLTYHSRKDEAEQVAAEIETHGVGAVVLQLDAGNTKSFDIFKTELLEKIKAKFGAEQINFLINNGGIESYAMFQDATEEAFDSLMNVHFKGVYFLTQKLLPVLADGGRIVNFSTGLARFVTPGYSAYSSMKAAIDNLTRYLAKELGGRGITANTVAPGPIETDFTKKTFERPGTKDYLVSQTALGRVGQPDDIGGVVAFLCSDRAAWVTAQRIEASGGLFL, translated from the coding sequence ATGGAAAAAAGTAATAAAATAGCCCTTGTAACCGGTGGTAGCCGTGGCCTGGGCCGTAACACAGCGCTCAAATTAGCGCAGGATGGACACCATGTGGTGCTTACCTACCACAGTCGTAAAGATGAAGCAGAGCAAGTTGCTGCCGAAATAGAAACTCACGGCGTAGGTGCGGTAGTGCTACAGCTTGATGCAGGCAATACTAAAAGCTTTGATATCTTTAAAACTGAACTCCTTGAAAAAATTAAAGCGAAGTTTGGTGCTGAGCAAATCAACTTTTTAATTAATAACGGTGGTATCGAATCATACGCCATGTTTCAGGATGCTACCGAGGAAGCTTTTGATAGTCTGATGAATGTACACTTTAAAGGCGTTTACTTTCTAACGCAAAAATTGTTGCCCGTGCTGGCTGATGGCGGCCGCATAGTTAACTTTTCAACCGGGCTGGCAAGGTTTGTAACACCGGGGTACTCGGCTTATTCATCCATGAAAGCGGCTATTGATAACCTTACCCGCTACCTGGCTAAGGAGCTCGGCGGCCGTGGTATTACGGCGAATACAGTAGCACCAGGACCGATTGAAACAGATTTCACCAAAAAGACTTTTGAACGCCCCGGCACTAAAGATTACCTGGTATCGCAAACGGCGTTAGGTCGCGTTGGCCAGCCCGATGATATAGGTGGCGTAGTTGCTTTTTTATGCAGCGACAGGGCTGCATGGGTAACCGCGCAACGTATTGAGGCTTCAGGCGGGTTGTTTTTATAA
- a CDS encoding phosphatidylserine decarboxylase family protein, with protein MTIHKEGYTSIALCILFIFVLNAGIQFYFPQAYVLKWVIYILSFLLFIIILQFFRSPSLRIATDETKVLCPADGKVVVIEETEETEFLKDRRIQLSVFMSPINVHVNRNPIAGVVKYFKYHPGKYLVAWHPKSSTENERTTIVIENHLGVPVLFRQIAGALARRIVWYVKQGDEVEQGQQFGFIKFGSRVDLFLPLGSKINVSIGEVVKGGRTILAELPSVVEPVKATVVTEA; from the coding sequence ATGACCATTCATAAAGAAGGTTACACCTCCATCGCCCTTTGCATACTGTTTATATTTGTACTTAACGCTGGGATACAATTTTATTTTCCGCAGGCGTACGTGTTAAAGTGGGTGATCTATATACTTTCGTTCCTGCTGTTTATTATCATCCTGCAATTCTTTCGCAGCCCAAGTTTACGCATAGCAACCGACGAAACTAAGGTACTTTGCCCCGCCGATGGCAAGGTAGTAGTGATTGAGGAGACAGAGGAAACCGAGTTTTTAAAAGACAGGCGTATACAGCTATCTGTATTTATGTCGCCCATAAACGTGCACGTTAACCGCAACCCCATTGCGGGCGTTGTAAAATACTTCAAATATCATCCGGGTAAATACCTGGTGGCCTGGCATCCAAAATCATCAACCGAAAATGAGCGCACTACCATCGTGATTGAGAACCACCTGGGCGTGCCTGTATTGTTTCGCCAGATCGCCGGTGCGCTTGCCCGCCGTATTGTATGGTACGTAAAGCAAGGCGACGAGGTTGAACAAGGCCAGCAATTCGGCTTTATTAAGTTCGGCTCAAGGGTCGATTTATTTTTGCCTTTGGGATCAAAGATTAATGTAAGCATAGGCGAAGTGGTAAAAGGTGGCCGCACCATATTGGCCGAGCTGCCATCCGTAGTTGAACCGGTTAAAGCTACGGTTGTGACCGAAGCATAA